ATCGATTTGgactaaattaaaaacaatttggttggaggagggctgtGTGAAGCTTCTCTCCTCCTTCACCCACCTACCCTGGTTCTCACTGTATcagcctttctttcctttcagtttttcattcattcattcattcattcattcattttgcacTTTCTGGGAAATGCCTGATTCAGTTTCCCCGAACATTGTGCCTTACGAAAGGGAAGCGATGCATCAGGTGAATGTAATTGGGGGGATTGACAGGGATGAAACTGCAgtcccttctctttccctttccaattGGCCGCTTTATTCAGACCCTGCCTTTGCCCCCAAGACCAGAAGGACTCCTTTTTCTGAGCTTCACGCTTGTAGATAAGGTTTGAGCAATGCAGGGTAAGCTACTTTTCAGAGAAGACCCATGTCTTCAAATGTTTTCATTGTGGGAGAGGAGAATGGACCCTCTTTCCCTACAAAACCTTACAAAAGATTCCTTTGCATTAAGATGGAAAAACCACAATGAATTTGGAGGAAAAACACGCTAAAGTGACCTCATGCTCTACTCTTCTCCCTGTTTATAGTTATGTACAGCAGCCCTATCGatttaaaggaggaggaaaaacaaaaccctgcattTTTGTCTACaaaacatactggtttggaaATCTATACAGCAGAGGCGGAAGAAAAACCACGCGGCAAAACCAAGGCTTTGTGTACAAGCGCCTCAACAGCCGGGAACCTAAGTCAAGCATCAGTGCACTGGTAAGATAAGTTAGGGACTAGTTACACGAATGCCGCTTTTAAAAGTAGAGAGGGGGAAATAGGCTCAGAGGGGAAAAGGCATTTCAGTTTGCAACATGCGGACGACCCAAAGCAGGTCCAAATGGCCACAAGTCACCAGGTCTCCAAAAAGAGCCGTCTGGCCGTGCGGCAAAAGCGAAGCACTGCCATCATGGGCCATTCCTTGCCGACTTGGTTCAAAATAGCCACTTCCCCATAGTTGTGAGAGTTGCAGAGAATATCATGCCGCTATTGTCTAGTACAGTCTCACCTAGGAGTACGTTTCTTTCCTTGTGCCTTTTTCTGCCCTTTGCAGAAACacatcagcaaaacaaaacagccatCCAAGAGGTAAGTTTTTAAGCAGTGCCAGGCCAAGGAACAGGAACCTATCTTGTTTTTCTACCTCTAGGAAAACCCACTCCCCCAATTCTCAACACCCAAATGGCAGAAAATAAAGCCTAAGagacgacccccccccccagcatcccACCCCCAGTTTGGCTCTGGAGGATTCACACTCGGGGTCATGCGTCTCCTAAAATCCAAGAGCGTGGCGTCCACCAAAAGCATGGTCTGTTCCCGTGCGAGGCAGAACAAGAACGCACACAGGCAAAACAgtacacacatacgcacacagtTCACAGTTGTGCAGGCTCACATCAGTAGCTCCGTTTCGAAGAGGCTCAGTGGGGTATTCAAGTAACCATGCCCATTGTCCACTGCCGGCAATGGACTCTGTGCCCAAAGAAAGAGACCGAGGTCCAGGAGGTTGGTCCAGTCTCTGTTTTTGCACGAGCCGAGGTCTGTGCCCTGCGGAGTAGTCCTTTCAGGTGTCCACTGGCTAGCTGTGGGCCTCTGTGCCGTTGGGGGTCAGCCGGGTCTTCCTCTCCATGCAAGGGCCCCGGGCCGAGTACTGGACCATAAGGAAGGGCTCCTTGGTTTCCCCTTCGCCCACAATGCTCTCCTCGTCCTCCGACTGGCTCAGGCGCTGGAGGCGCAAGTAGCACCAGCAGCCCAGGATCAGGGCCCCCAGCGCTGCAATGGCGATCAGGATGACGATGACCGTCACCACCCCCGTGGTGGGGCTGTGGTCCATGATGGACATGGCTGCACCCGGGAGACAGCTCCAGTCCCAGAGCTCAGGGCTGCGGGACGGGGAAAGGGACAGGCCGgtgttttgggggaggggggggggggtaggtccaGCAGGTGCTGATCAGTCAAATGCAGAAGTCTTCAGCTGCCCCTGAAAACCTGGAAAAAGACAAAGGAGAGGCACAATGTTGGCACGGCGCGTCTAATTCGTTGTGCAGCCCTTGCAGTACAGCCAGCCCCCCACATTGgaggctttgacttttacagatctGAGGTTTTGattaagatgttctctctaggtcctccagtgcaactctgccagaagttgaccatagagttgtgctggagaatttcctagagaaaacacttctctaggcatttgtaggtcctccagtgtgatctTATGGTCCATCTCtagcaaatgttgaccacagagttgccctggaggacctggagagtcctagagaggtgttctcttaagtaaaaagaatagtactGTAGTTTTTTAAGTgtgtagtttttccacattcaggggTCCTTcaaccctaaccccagtgaatgtggggtTGCCAGTCTCAGTATCTGAAGAAGGGCCTATTTTGACCTAAGCAATCCTGGGTCCCCAATATTATTTGGggggtcctctttttccaggtcCCTGGCCCATTCAGGTGGATGGAAACCCCACATTGCCTCAAACTAGGGCCTTGCAGCCTCCAAAACCGCCTCACCTGGCAAAccttttggtgctccttttgggCACCGAGCGAAGCGTCTTCTTTTAATCTCCccggccttttaaaaatattgacgGAGCTGGTTTTGGGTCTGCTTTTCTGATGAGTTTAATCTGTTTTGTTCTCA
This genomic stretch from Sceloporus undulatus isolate JIND9_A2432 ecotype Alabama chromosome 8, SceUnd_v1.1, whole genome shotgun sequence harbors:
- the SNN gene encoding stannin, which gives rise to MSIMDHSPTTGVVTVIVILIAIAALGALILGCWCYLRLQRLSQSEDEESIVGEGETKEPFLMVQYSARGPCMERKTRLTPNGTEAHS